In the genome of uncultured Celeribacter sp., the window GAGCTTATAAAGCGTCAGGTTGATGCGGTGATCCGTCATGCGGCCTTGCGGAAAATTATAGGTGCGGATGCGTTCCGAGCGATCGCCCGAGCCGACCTGAGATTTGCGATCCGCAGAGCGCGCGTCGTGCAGTTTTTGCCGCTCCGCATCGTAAAGCCGGGCTTTGAGCACATTCATCGCAATCTCGCGGTTGCGGTGCTGGGATTTCTCCGACGAGGTCACAACGATTCCCGTCGGGATATGGGTGATCCGCACCGCCGAATCCGTGGTATTGACGTGCTGGCCGCCCGCGCCGGAGCTGCGCATCGTGTCGATGCGGATGTCATTGGCGTTGATCTCAATGTCCACGTCCTGCGCCTCGGGCAGCACGGCGACGGTGGCCGCAGAGGTGTGGATGCGCCCGCCGCTTTCGGTCTCCGGCACACGTTGCACCCGATGTACGCCGCTCTCGAATTTCATCCGGGCAAAGACGCCTTCGCCCTTGATATTGGCGACAACCTCTTTGACGCCGCCCAATTCGCCCTCGGACAGTTCGATGATCTCGAATTGCCAGCCCTTGGCCTCGCTATAGCGCTGATACATCCGCAAAAGATCTCCGGCGAACAACCCCGCCTCATCTCCGCCCGTGCCGGGGCGAATTTCGATGATGGCGGAGCCGGTGTCGGCGGCATCCTTCGGCAAAAGCGCGATCTGAAGCGCCTCCTCGGCCTCCGGCAGCGCAGCTTTGAGACCAGGCAGTTCCTCTTCGGCCAGGGCCTTCATCTCCGGGTCCGCGAGCATTTCCTCGGCCTCGGCGATCTGGGAACGCAGGCTCTGGTAGCCCCGGATTTGATCCACCACCGGGCGCAACTCTGCATATTCGCGGCCAAGGGCCACGATGTCCCCGGTGCCTTGCGACATCGAGGCCTCAAGGAATTCAAAACGCTGGAGGATTTGGTATAGGCGATCTTCTGGTATCATGGCGTGATCTGTTGCCCGCGATCCGGGCCAGCGTCAAGAGACATCGCTAAAACCCGGCGGCCTCGATCCACGCCTCCGCCCGCCGCCCGTTGACGCCCATATCGGATTTGCCGAAACGCAGGCGGGCGAGGATCACCACCTCTGCGCCGCTGTCGTGAGGTCGCGCGGAGATGGTGGTGAAATCCGGGAATCCCCAAAAGGCGGTGCGGGTGCGATAGGTCAGACGCCCCTCCTCGACCGATCCGGCAATATGACGCGTGCGCGGTTCGGTCTCGGCGATGGCGGCCAGCCGGCTGAGCGCCTCTTCGGGGTCCATCGGCACGGTCAACAGGCGTTTGACGCCCCCGGGCGCGGGATCGGCGGCGGCGAAGGGGTCGACATGCCAGCGCGCAGGATCGGTCGGAGCCAGACGGATCAGCGCCTGCAAGGCAACAAATGCGATGATGATGCCCCAGAATACCATTTTCATGCGTCCTTCCGGCGTGTCCATCCATAGAGGCTGATGATCTCCATCAGCACATGCGCGCCCGCGATGGCCGTGGCGCCTGTGGTGTCATAGGGCGGAGAGACCTCGACAACATCTCCACCGGTGAGGTTGACGCCCGCAAGATCGCGCAGGATCGCGGCGGCCTGCCATGAGGCCAAGCCCCCCCAGACCGGCGTGCCGGTGCCGGGGGCGAAGGCCGGGTCGAGACAGTCGATGTCGAAGGTCAGGTAGCAGTTCCGGTTGCCGACGATCTTTTTCACCTCAGAAGCCACCCAAGCAGCCCCCCGTTCATGAACGGTGCGCGCGTCGATGATATTGACGCCCAAAGTGTCCGGGTTGTCGGTGCGAATGCCGATCTGGACCGAGGTTTTCGGATCAATGAGGCCGGTTTTCACCGCCTTGTAAAACATGGTCCCGTGGTCGATCCGGGTCAGGTCGTCGTCTTGCCACGTGTCGGAATGCGCGTCGAAATGAATAAGGCTCAGGGGCCCAAACTTCTCCGCATGTGCTTTGAGGATCGGGTAGCTGATATAGTGATCGCCACCCATCACAAGGCTTCCGACCCCTGCGGCCAGAATCCTGCGGATGTGATCGGTCAGCCGGTCAGGGAATTCGGACACCATGGCGTAGTCAAAGGCCAGATCGCCGTAATCGACGACATTGAACTCATCGAAGGGCGAATAGCCCCAGCCATAAGGCGCATCAAAAGCCTGCAAAGCCGAGGCCTCACGAATGGCGCGCGGGCCAAGGCGCGTGCCGGGGCGGTTGGTCACGGCCTGGTCAAAAGGCACGCCGGTGATCGCCAGATCGACGCCCGCGAGATCCTTGGTATAGCGGCGACGAAAGGCCGAGAGCGCACCGCCAAAGGCGTTCTCAAAGGCCAGCCCCCGCCCCGTGCCGGTAAAGGCCAGATCAATCTGAGTTTTCGCGTCTTCCAGCGCCATCACTGCACCCTTTTGTCTATCCTGCGCCAGTGTAGCCATCGCATCCAGCTTGGCAATCGCATCCCTGAGTTTCAACACAAAAAAGCCCCCCGCAAATCTGCGAGGGGCCGTGGCGGTTCTTGTGTGTGGGGGGGAACCGAACCGCCTGTAACGATCAGCTCAGATCAGAGCTTGCCGGATCAGAACTTAAACGACACACGGGCGCCCAAGGTGGTGGCCGAAAGGTCCGTGCCGCTGTTGTCGAATTCGTCGAATTCGTTCTGCAGAAGCTCGGCACCGACGTTGATGCTGTCGGTCACGGCGTAGTCCACACCGATACCGTAGGTGTAACCGGTGTCATCATAAGACACGCCACCAATGTCGGCATTGGCATAGGCCGCACCGACCACACCGTAGATCAGAGCCGGGCCCATGTCATAACCGGCGCGCAGTTTCAGACGGGTCAGGTCATCGAGGTTCGCGGTGCCGTTTTCGATCTCGGAGCCGAGATATTCCAATTCGCCGCCGAGCACGAAATCGCCGAAGTCGTAGTTGTAGCCGCCGAAGAGACCGTAGGTCATATCGTCCGCGTCATCGAGTGCGTCGTTGCCCCAGCCATAGCCGAGCGTCGCACCGGCGTAGCCACCGGTCCAGTCAGAGCCGGACACCGGCATGACGGGTGCGGGCGCGATGGTCGGCTGCTCGACAACCGGCTCGGAATAGCCGCCAGCAAAAGCCGGTGCGGACAGGGCCATGGCGCTCAGAACCAATACGGGGGTTGCGATACGTTTCATTGTATTCTCCTTTACTGCCTCGTTCTTGAGGTGATGTCTTGATCGACATCTCAACCGAAGAGATAGCGAAGTTGTTCCGAGAAAACAGAGGGGCAGCGGTCACGCCCGCGTGAGGGAACCGTGAAGTACCATAAATCGGAGAAATGCCGCTTATGGCCGGGGGCGAACCGGCAAAAAGCAGCTTATTCCATAGAATGTTAACAGATCACGCGTCGGAATTTTTCTCTTCGAGCGTAAGCCATTCTTCCTCGGCGGCCTCCAAGGCAGATTGACGGTCTGTCAACATATCCGTGGCCTTTTGGAACTTCACAGGCTCGCGGGTGAAGAGCTCCGGATCGGACAAAAGCTCGCCCAATTTGGCGATCTCCGCCTCCAGCCGCTCCATCTCCGCAGGAAGGGCTTCGAGACGGTGCTTTTCGGTGAAGGACAGCTTGGATTTCGCTGCGGGCTTCGGTTCAGGCGCGGCAGGTGTCGCCGGTTTCTCGACCGGCTTCGGCGCGGTTTTCACAGCCGATACGGCAGGTTTCTCGCCGCGCTGTGCCCTGTAGTCTGACCAGCCCCCCGCATAGACGAGCGCCTCGCCATCGCCCTCCATCGCCACCGTTTGCGTCGCAACCCGGTCGATGAAATCGCGGTCGTGAGAGACCAAGAGCACGGTGCCTTCGAACTCCGTCAGCAGCTCTTGCAACAGGTCCAGCGTTTCGATGTCGAGATCGTTGGTCGGCTCGTCGAGCACCAGGAGATTCGAGGGTTTCGCCATGATCTTGGCCAGCAAAAGCCGCGCCTTTTCCCCACCCGAGAGCGACGCCACGGGGGCGCGGGCCTGGGCATCGGTGAAGAGGAATTCCTTGAGATAGCCGACCACATGTTTCGGCGTGCCACGCACCATGACCTGATCGGCCTTGCCCGACACACGCATGTCCTTGTCAGAGGTCATCGCCTCCCAAAGCGTCAGATCATCGCGCAGATTCGACCGCGTCTGATCGAAGACCGCCATTTCGAGTTTCGTACCCAGTTTGACGGTGCCGCTGTCGGGCTCCATCTCGCCGGTGAGCATTTTCAAAAGCGTCGTCTTGCCTGCCCCGTTCGGGCCGACAAAAGCGATCCGGTCGCCGCGCGCCACTTTGATCGAGAGATCACGGACGATGATCTTGTCCTCGAACCTCTTGGAAATGTGATCGGCCTCGACAACGCGCTTGCCGGATTTCTCGGCGACTTCCAATTCCATCGCCGCCGTACCTTGCCGTTTGATCTGGCCCGCACGTTCGGCGCGCAGGTCCTGCAACGCACGCACCCGGCCTTGGTTGCGTTTGCGCCGGGCAGAGATGCCCTCGACCGCCCAACGCGCCTCTGCCTTGATCTTGCGATCCAACTTGTGGCGCTGCATGTCCTCGTCGTCCCAAACCTTGTCACGCCAGGTTTCGAAAGCTTCGAATCCTTCCTCCTGACGCCGCACCTGCCCGCGGTCGATCCAAAGCGTCGCGCGGGTGAGGTGGTTGAGAAACGCCCGGTCGTGGGAGATCAGCACATAGGCGGTTTTCGTCGTGCGCAGCTCTTCTTCGAGCCAGGCGATGGCCTCGATGTCCAAATGGTTGGTCGGCTCATCGAGCAACATCAGCCCCGGCCCCTCGGCCAGAAGTTTCGCCAAAGCCGCTCGCCGCCGCTCGCCGCCCGAGGCGGTCTCAATCGGCGTGTCGGGGTTAAATTTCAGGCCCTCGGCGACCATATCGACCTTATAGGTCTCGCTTGGGTCCAGTTCGGAGGCGGCGAATTCGCCCAGGGTCGCAAAGCCCGACAGATCCGGGTCCTGCTCCATATAGCCGACCGTGATCCCCGGCCCCAACACGCGGGCGCCCCTGTCGGCCTCGACGAGACCAGCCATGACCTTCATCAGCGTGGATTTGCCGGAGCCATTGCGGCCCACAAGAGCGACGCGGTCGCCCTCTTGGACCACGAGGTTCAGACCATCGAATACGGGATCGCCCCCAAAGGTGAGGGAAATGTCGGAGAGCTGTAAAACGGGTGCGCGTGCCATGTCGCCTGCGCTACTGTGAAGTGCTGCAAAGGTCAATATCAACTGCTGTGACACAGGCTGACACAAAAGCTGATTTGGGCTTTTTGAGCCCTGCGTCTAACCTTCCCGTATGTTCGATTATACCCTCCTCCACTGGACCACCTTCTTCTCCGCAGCCCTCGTGTTGAACCTCGCACCGGGGCCGGATTTTGCCTTTATCCTAGGCCAGACCTTTCGCGGCGGACGTCGCGCGGGCTTTGTCGCCATGTTCGGCATCTGGACCGGCGCCATGGTGCATGTGCTGATGGCGGCCCTTGGGCTGTCGGCCATTCTGATGACCTCGGCCACCGCCTTTGCCATCGTCAAATGGGTGGGCGCGGCGTATCTTTTGTGGCTCGGATTTTCCGCGCTGCGTGCGAAAAGCGCAAGTTTCCTGCCTGATCAGACCGAAAAAGGCCCAAATTTCAAAGGTCCGAGCTTCCCGGCCGCCACGATCTTTCGCCAAGGCATGTTGACCAATATCCTCAACCCGAAAGTCGCGCTGTTTTTCCTGGCCTTCCTGCCACAATTCGTGGTCGAGGGCGAAGGGCCGATCTCGGCGCAGCTTTTCCTGCATGGCATCCTGATCATCTGCATCGCCGCCTTCATCGAACCGCCGCTCATCCTGATGGCGGATCGCCTCGGTCAGACCCTGCGCCGCAGCAAACGGCTGGCGCTGTGGATGGAGCGTTCTGTGGGGGCGATCTTTATCGCCCTGGGGCTGCGATTGGCACTGGATAAGCGCTGAGCCTTACCCTGCCACCGCCCGCAGCAGTTTCTTGCGCGCGGGCGGGATCGATTTGATCTCCACACCCGTAAACACATGCATCGTGTTCAAATCAGGGTCCACCACCGCGTGATCCGACACCCAGCCGCCCATCATAAGATAGGTCTTGAGCAAGGGCGGCATTTTGAGCATCGCACGCCGTGCATCCGGTTTGCGTCTGAGGCGCGCGGCGAATTTGAACACATTCGGCGCTTTGACCTTGGGCAGGAACCGTTTCGGGCCGAGGTGACGGTGTTTGAGCATCGCCAAGGCGTCCGCGTGCTCTTTCCATTCCGTGCCATGGAACGAAGAACAACCGAACAACAGATCGACCCCCTGCTCGTCCACATAGCGCGTCATCGCCCCCCAGGCGACGCGCAGGATGTCCGGGTCGCGCGCCTCCGGGTGGATGCAAAACCGCCCCATCTCCAACATCCGGCCTTCGTAATCCGCCAATCCGTCCAGCCCGTAGAACTGCGCGGCATAGCTCTGGGCGATCTGCGCGCCGCCTTCGAGATCGAGGAAGCGATAGGTGCAGACAAGCCGCCCGCTCTTGCGCTCTTCGATCAAGACATGACGGCAAAGCGCATCGAAATCATCGGCATCAAGCCCGTCTTCGCGCGCCATGGCACCAGTGCCCGCCACGAACGCCAAATAGCGCAACCGCTGCGCCGCCTCGATGTCGGCACGGCTCTCCGCGAAACGCACCGTGTAACGGCCCTTCAAAAGCTTGAACATCGCCCGGATCCTTCCGCTTGTCCCAAACAGACTATGGGGTCGCCCCCTCTTGGCTGCAAGAATGGCCGCAAGATATGTCGGTTTTTTGACGTCTTGCCCGACGCCTTGCCCAACATCTTGCCCCACTTCTTGCCCTGCGCCAAAGGCCAACTATGTTTGACACAGCACAAAAAGGACTTTCGCCATGGCCAAAATCGAAAAAACAGACGCCGAATGGCGCGAAGAACTGGACCCGGAAACCTTCCGCGTCACCCGCCAAGCGGGCACCGAGCGTCCATTTTCGCATCCAGGCTTCCCGAAAACCCCCGGCGTTTTCACCTGTGCCTGCTGCGGCGCCGAGTTGTTCGCGCAAGACAATAAATTCGAATCGCATTGCGGCTGGCCCTCCTTTGACGCCACAAAAGCGGGCGCGCCGGTGGCCGAGACCCGCGACACCTCGCACGGCATGGTCCGCACCGAGGTGCATTGCGATGACTGCGGCGCGCATCTGGGCCATGTCTTTCCCGACGGTCCGCGCGAGACCACCGGCATGCGCTATTGCATCAACGGCGTCTCGATCCGTTTTCAACCGGATGACGGCGCGGTCGAGACCTGACGCCCCACTTTTCCGTGGTTCAAATACTCACAAAAAAGCCGCCTCATGAGGCGGCTTTTCTCATTACGATCACAGGTCGGTTTACTGCAACAATTGCTCGGCGGAGACATTGCCCAGGTTGCCAAAGAGCTGTTGCAGGAAGGTGATGCCCTGCACGCCGCCATCCGTCACACGACGCGACAGCACGACAACGCGGCCCTGATCAAGCCCGAAGCGCTCGATATTGCTCACCCGGCCCCGCGCATCGAAAGAAATGGCCACCACCTGGCGGTCCACTTCCTTCGGCTCGAAGGCGCCCAGGTGACGGAACTGCGAGCGCACGTAGTACCAAGCGGCGCCATCGAGAATGCCCTCGGTGCCCGGCGCGCCGATCTCTTCGGCAAGCGTCTCTTTGGTGTCGACACCCACGTCAATCTGCGCCAGTTGCGCATCGGACGGCACATAGCCATGATTGCGGAACTGCGCGACACAGGCCGTCAATGAAAACACGAGCACCAGCCCAAGCACAGCCTTCATCAGAATGCCAAGCCCGGAAGATGCGGGTTTTTGCGGGAAAATGCGGTCGGCCATGTGCCCCCTCTTGCCTTGTGCGCGTGCGCCTCTTATCCGCTTATAGAAACAGTGCCCGACGTTCAAGGAGACATCGACTATGGGACATGACGGTTTGACCAGCTGGGGGGTGGAATTGCGCTTGCGCGATCTCTCCGACGCCCATGCGCATCCGTTTCGGCTCAAACCCACTTCAGAAGATCTTGAGGAAATGGCGGCCACTCTGGGCCTTTCTTCGGTCAAGAAGATGAGCTTCGAGGGCAAGATGGTGCCTGTGGGCAAGCGCGACTGGCGGCTTGAGGGCGTATTGGGGGCAACGGTGGTTCAGCCCTGCGTGGCCACTTTGGCGCCAGTGACGACACGTATCGACGCGGAAGTCACCCGCACCTATCTGGCTGAGCTTAAGGAAGAGCACGCGCCCGAGGAAGAGGTCGAGATGCCGGAGGACGAGACCACAGAGCCCCTGCCGGTCACGCTTTTGTTGTCCGCCGTCGCAGAAGAGGCGCTCGCGCTTTCCGCCCCGGATTACCCGCGCGTCGAAGGCGCGGAGCTGGCCGTGACGCAATTCACCGAATCTGGCAGGGAGGCGATGACGGATGACGACGCCAAACCCTTCGCCAGTCTGAAAGC includes:
- a CDS encoding YceD family protein, whose translation is MGHDGLTSWGVELRLRDLSDAHAHPFRLKPTSEDLEEMAATLGLSSVKKMSFEGKMVPVGKRDWRLEGVLGATVVQPCVATLAPVTTRIDAEVTRTYLAELKEEHAPEEEVEMPEDETTEPLPVTLLLSAVAEEALALSAPDYPRVEGAELAVTQFTESGREAMTDDDAKPFASLKALRDKLGKDDE
- a CDS encoding ATP-binding cassette domain-containing protein, translating into MARAPVLQLSDISLTFGGDPVFDGLNLVVQEGDRVALVGRNGSGKSTLMKVMAGLVEADRGARVLGPGITVGYMEQDPDLSGFATLGEFAASELDPSETYKVDMVAEGLKFNPDTPIETASGGERRRAALAKLLAEGPGLMLLDEPTNHLDIEAIAWLEEELRTTKTAYVLISHDRAFLNHLTRATLWIDRGQVRRQEEGFEAFETWRDKVWDDEDMQRHKLDRKIKAEARWAVEGISARRKRNQGRVRALQDLRAERAGQIKRQGTAAMELEVAEKSGKRVVEADHISKRFEDKIIVRDLSIKVARGDRIAFVGPNGAGKTTLLKMLTGEMEPDSGTVKLGTKLEMAVFDQTRSNLRDDLTLWEAMTSDKDMRVSGKADQVMVRGTPKHVVGYLKEFLFTDAQARAPVASLSGGEKARLLLAKIMAKPSNLLVLDEPTNDLDIETLDLLQELLTEFEGTVLLVSHDRDFIDRVATQTVAMEGDGEALVYAGGWSDYRAQRGEKPAVSAVKTAPKPVEKPATPAAPEPKPAAKSKLSFTEKHRLEALPAEMERLEAEIAKLGELLSDPELFTREPVKFQKATDMLTDRQSALEAAEEEWLTLEEKNSDA
- the speB gene encoding agmatinase; amino-acid sequence: MALEDAKTQIDLAFTGTGRGLAFENAFGGALSAFRRRYTKDLAGVDLAITGVPFDQAVTNRPGTRLGPRAIREASALQAFDAPYGWGYSPFDEFNVVDYGDLAFDYAMVSEFPDRLTDHIRRILAAGVGSLVMGGDHYISYPILKAHAEKFGPLSLIHFDAHSDTWQDDDLTRIDHGTMFYKAVKTGLIDPKTSVQIGIRTDNPDTLGVNIIDARTVHERGAAWVASEVKKIVGNRNCYLTFDIDCLDPAFAPGTGTPVWGGLASWQAAAILRDLAGVNLTGGDVVEVSPPYDTTGATAIAGAHVLMEIISLYGWTRRKDA
- the bamE gene encoding outer membrane protein assembly factor BamE, whose product is MADRIFPQKPASSGLGILMKAVLGLVLVFSLTACVAQFRNHGYVPSDAQLAQIDVGVDTKETLAEEIGAPGTEGILDGAAWYYVRSQFRHLGAFEPKEVDRQVVAISFDARGRVSNIERFGLDQGRVVVLSRRVTDGGVQGITFLQQLFGNLGNVSAEQLLQ
- the prfA gene encoding peptide chain release factor 1, whose protein sequence is MIPEDRLYQILQRFEFLEASMSQGTGDIVALGREYAELRPVVDQIRGYQSLRSQIAEAEEMLADPEMKALAEEELPGLKAALPEAEEALQIALLPKDAADTGSAIIEIRPGTGGDEAGLFAGDLLRMYQRYSEAKGWQFEIIELSEGELGGVKEVVANIKGEGVFARMKFESGVHRVQRVPETESGGRIHTSAATVAVLPEAQDVDIEINANDIRIDTMRSSGAGGQHVNTTDSAVRITHIPTGIVVTSSEKSQHRNREIAMNVLKARLYDAERQKLHDARSADRKSQVGSGDRSERIRTYNFPQGRMTDHRINLTLYKLDQVMQGDLDEVIDALISDHQSALLAEMEG
- a CDS encoding GNAT family N-acyltransferase produces the protein MFKLLKGRYTVRFAESRADIEAAQRLRYLAFVAGTGAMAREDGLDADDFDALCRHVLIEERKSGRLVCTYRFLDLEGGAQIAQSYAAQFYGLDGLADYEGRMLEMGRFCIHPEARDPDILRVAWGAMTRYVDEQGVDLLFGCSSFHGTEWKEHADALAMLKHRHLGPKRFLPKVKAPNVFKFAARLRRKPDARRAMLKMPPLLKTYLMMGGWVSDHAVVDPDLNTMHVFTGVEIKSIPPARKKLLRAVAG
- a CDS encoding LysE family translocator — translated: MFDYTLLHWTTFFSAALVLNLAPGPDFAFILGQTFRGGRRAGFVAMFGIWTGAMVHVLMAALGLSAILMTSATAFAIVKWVGAAYLLWLGFSALRAKSASFLPDQTEKGPNFKGPSFPAATIFRQGMLTNILNPKVALFFLAFLPQFVVEGEGPISAQLFLHGILIICIAAFIEPPLILMADRLGQTLRRSKRLALWMERSVGAIFIALGLRLALDKR
- a CDS encoding outer membrane beta-barrel protein; protein product: MKRIATPVLVLSAMALSAPAFAGGYSEPVVEQPTIAPAPVMPVSGSDWTGGYAGATLGYGWGNDALDDADDMTYGLFGGYNYDFGDFVLGGELEYLGSEIENGTANLDDLTRLKLRAGYDMGPALIYGVVGAAYANADIGGVSYDDTGYTYGIGVDYAVTDSINVGAELLQNEFDEFDNSGTDLSATTLGARVSFKF
- the msrB gene encoding peptide-methionine (R)-S-oxide reductase MsrB translates to MAKIEKTDAEWREELDPETFRVTRQAGTERPFSHPGFPKTPGVFTCACCGAELFAQDNKFESHCGWPSFDATKAGAPVAETRDTSHGMVRTEVHCDDCGAHLGHVFPDGPRETTGMRYCINGVSIRFQPDDGAVET
- a CDS encoding DUF1499 domain-containing protein gives rise to the protein MKMVFWGIIIAFVALQALIRLAPTDPARWHVDPFAAADPAPGGVKRLLTVPMDPEEALSRLAAIAETEPRTRHIAGSVEEGRLTYRTRTAFWGFPDFTTISARPHDSGAEVVILARLRFGKSDMGVNGRRAEAWIEAAGF